In the Haloferula helveola genome, one interval contains:
- the ilvD gene encoding dihydroxy-acid dehydratase — protein MSDPRRPFSSPMLDGPDRAPSRGMLYAVGFKKEDFSKPQIGIASTWSQVTPCNIHIDRLARESAKGADAAGGKSVIFNTITISDGISMGTEGMKYSLVSREVIADSIETVVGCEGMDGFVAIGGCDKNMPACVMAMARMNRPSVFVYGGTILPGCATIKGEERDLDIVSIFEAVGKHAAGEYNDDELETVESCAIPGEGSCGGMYTANTMASAIEALGMSLPNSSAQAAVSDDKMRDCFDAGAAVLNLIDKGIRPRDIMTRKAFENAITVVIALGGSTNAVLHLLGMASAAEVELSIDDFTEIGKRVPVLADLKPSGKYVMAELVRIGGTVPLMRRLLEAGLLHGDCLTVTGKTLAENLANSPLEYPEDQQIIRPLDNPIKKDSHLRILYGNLAPGGAVAKITGKEGESFTGTARIFDSEDDAMKAILDGAIVEGDVIVIRREGPKGGPGMREMLGPTSAIMGRGLGQKVALVTDGRFSGGSHGFVVGHVTPEAHEGGPIGLLVEGDEITIDAANNTISVNLDDEALQARRDNWTQPEPRYTRGVLAKYAKLVTSASEGAVTDAGL, from the coding sequence ATGTCTGACCCACGCCGCCCTTTTTCCTCGCCGATGCTTGATGGCCCCGACCGTGCCCCTTCTCGGGGCATGCTGTATGCGGTGGGCTTCAAGAAGGAGGACTTTTCGAAGCCGCAGATCGGGATCGCCTCGACCTGGTCTCAGGTAACCCCGTGCAACATCCACATCGACCGCCTTGCCCGCGAGTCTGCGAAGGGTGCCGACGCGGCAGGTGGGAAGTCGGTGATTTTCAACACGATCACGATTTCCGACGGAATTTCGATGGGGACCGAGGGGATGAAGTACTCGTTGGTTTCCCGCGAGGTGATTGCGGATTCCATCGAGACCGTGGTTGGCTGCGAAGGAATGGACGGATTTGTCGCGATCGGGGGCTGCGACAAGAACATGCCGGCCTGCGTGATGGCCATGGCACGAATGAACCGCCCCTCTGTTTTTGTCTACGGTGGGACCATTCTTCCGGGCTGTGCGACGATTAAGGGGGAGGAACGTGATCTGGATATTGTGTCAATTTTCGAGGCGGTCGGGAAACATGCCGCAGGCGAGTACAACGATGATGAGTTGGAGACGGTGGAGTCCTGTGCCATCCCCGGAGAAGGTTCATGTGGCGGAATGTACACGGCCAACACCATGGCTTCCGCGATCGAAGCCTTGGGCATGTCGCTTCCGAACAGCTCGGCCCAGGCGGCTGTTTCGGATGACAAGATGCGCGACTGCTTCGATGCCGGGGCGGCGGTGCTGAACCTGATCGACAAGGGGATCCGGCCGCGGGACATCATGACCAGGAAAGCTTTCGAAAACGCGATTACCGTGGTGATCGCTCTCGGCGGATCGACCAATGCGGTGCTTCACCTGCTGGGTATGGCCAGTGCCGCCGAAGTTGAACTGAGCATCGATGATTTCACCGAGATCGGGAAGCGGGTGCCGGTGCTGGCGGATCTGAAGCCGTCCGGTAAGTACGTGATGGCTGAGTTGGTGCGCATCGGGGGTACCGTGCCGCTGATGCGGCGCCTGCTCGAGGCAGGTTTGCTGCACGGCGATTGTCTGACGGTCACGGGCAAGACCTTGGCGGAAAATCTCGCGAACTCGCCGTTGGAGTACCCTGAGGACCAGCAGATCATCCGACCGCTCGACAATCCGATCAAGAAGGACAGCCACCTCCGGATTCTTTACGGCAACCTCGCCCCCGGCGGTGCCGTGGCAAAGATCACCGGGAAAGAGGGGGAGTCGTTCACGGGCACCGCCCGGATCTTCGATTCGGAGGATGATGCGATGAAGGCGATTCTCGATGGAGCGATTGTTGAAGGGGACGTGATCGTCATTCGCCGGGAAGGTCCGAAGGGTGGCCCAGGGATGAGGGAAATGCTGGGGCCTACCAGCGCGATCATGGGCCGGGGTCTCGGGCAGAAGGTGGCTCTGGTCACTGACGGCCGCTTCTCAGGCGGAAGTCATGGTTTCGTGGTTGGGCATGTTACTCCGGAAGCGCATGAAGGTGGGCCGATCGGGCTGCTCGTCGAGGGTGACGAGATCACCATTGATGCTGCCAACAATACGATCTCGGTGAATCTCGACGACGAAGCCCTACAGGCACGACGTGACAACTGGACCCAACCGGAGCCCCGCTACACCCGAGGGGTTCTCGCCAAGTATGCCAAGTTGGTCACCAGTGCGAGTGAGGGCGCAGTGACGGACGCCGGACTGTAA
- a CDS encoding exosortase system-associated protein, TIGR04073 family, which translates to MKKLAVIATAFLALGSIASADIQAPPGSTYTASRKLGRALSNILYGFIEIPEQIVRKSDDYGRKAGWSYGAVDGTGRALRRLGYGFYELFTFTCPTYRGTFKPPYEKCGTDNRIEMNPHDGLSEFPPELGFETYFQHTRTQRW; encoded by the coding sequence ATGAAAAAACTCGCCGTTATCGCCACCGCTTTCCTCGCGCTCGGCAGCATCGCCTCCGCGGACATCCAAGCCCCTCCAGGGTCGACCTACACCGCCAGCCGCAAGCTCGGCCGGGCCCTCAGCAACATTCTGTACGGGTTCATCGAGATTCCTGAGCAGATCGTCCGCAAGAGCGACGACTACGGCCGCAAGGCCGGCTGGTCCTACGGAGCTGTCGACGGCACCGGCCGCGCGCTGCGCCGTTTGGGCTACGGCTTCTACGAGCTCTTCACCTTCACTTGCCCGACCTACCGCGGCACCTTCAAGCCTCCCTACGAGAAGTGTGGCACCGACAACCGGATCGAAATGAATCCGCATGACGGCCTCTCCGAATTCCCGCCGGAACTCGGATTCGAAACCTACTTCCAGCACACGCGCACCCAGCGCTGGTAA
- a CDS encoding zinc ribbon domain-containing protein: MLASIEGLLIVQDRDRKVQDLTQQLEKLPADEARARARLDGDQKAVGEAKAALQQNAVEAKTLDLDVQTRNTTITRLKQQQFETRKNDEFSALGHEIERYGNEVDSLETKQLELMESADELRSRLEGAQAALRKSEEVVEDDLKSIAARRSNIEAEIEETKRLRGEAAAKVDEELLSLYERLLKKKGGVAVAPVHSGQCGGCHVKLIPATLIKVGGAAEVVQCENCGRILYLED; encoded by the coding sequence ATGCTCGCATCGATCGAAGGACTCCTGATAGTGCAGGACAGGGACCGGAAGGTTCAGGACCTCACCCAACAGCTGGAAAAGCTCCCTGCCGACGAAGCGAGAGCCCGGGCGCGACTCGACGGGGACCAGAAGGCGGTCGGAGAAGCCAAGGCCGCTCTCCAGCAGAACGCTGTCGAGGCGAAGACCCTCGACCTCGATGTCCAGACCCGCAACACGACCATCACCCGCCTCAAACAGCAGCAGTTCGAGACCAGGAAGAACGATGAATTCAGCGCCCTCGGTCACGAGATCGAACGATACGGCAACGAAGTCGATAGCCTCGAAACGAAGCAGTTGGAGTTGATGGAGTCGGCAGACGAACTGCGCAGCCGGCTTGAAGGCGCCCAAGCAGCCCTGAGGAAGAGCGAAGAAGTGGTTGAGGATGACCTGAAGTCGATTGCTGCCCGAAGGTCGAACATCGAAGCTGAAATTGAGGAGACCAAGCGACTGCGCGGTGAAGCCGCAGCGAAGGTCGACGAGGAACTGCTTTCGCTTTACGAGCGCCTATTGAAGAAAAAGGGCGGCGTGGCGGTCGCGCCCGTCCACAGCGGCCAGTGTGGCGGCTGTCACGTGAAACTCATTCCAGCGACGCTGATCAAAGTGGGCGGGGCTGCGGAAGTCGTGCAGTGTGAGAACTGCGGGCGAATTCTATACCTCGAAGACTGA
- the serA gene encoding phosphoglycerate dehydrogenase: MASYRVLVSDPISDKGVEALASHPEIEVDVNTGLAPEDFLKIIPDYDALVVRSQTKVTAEVFAAAKKLRAVGRAGVGVDNIDRQAATDHGVIVMNTPTGNTISTAEHAFTLMLSAARNIGPAHTAVLAGDFKAARKAFQGIELNGKRLAVIGMGRIGSEFAKRAQAFNMQVVAYDPFLTQARADELKVELAESPDIALSGADVVTLHVPMTEETKHLLNSERLALMNPGALVVNCARGGLIDEADLKAAIDSGHIAGCALDVFEEEPPPSDHPLFALAKHIAFTPHLGASTNEAQENVGIQVAEQIRDFLATGEIRNAINMPSLDASALAEVAPYLELGAALGRLLAKLGPENPDSLRISYHGPLAKKDTALVARTALTALLETARPDGQVNIVNVPTVAKDMGIDLVESTINAKTEYNELLVAELRRGDIRFRAAGTIIGRSPRIVEIDRLYVDTNINGHFLIVRNDDRPGIVGALGTLLGNANQNIANLSLARNKSQGNALTIIEVDAPLSGDIMESVRGIPGVLSATGVTL; this comes from the coding sequence ATGGCAAGCTACCGCGTTCTCGTTTCCGATCCGATTTCCGACAAAGGGGTGGAGGCACTCGCTTCGCACCCTGAAATCGAAGTCGATGTGAATACAGGCCTCGCGCCGGAGGATTTCCTGAAAATCATTCCGGACTACGACGCGCTGGTCGTCCGGTCCCAGACGAAGGTCACTGCCGAGGTCTTCGCCGCAGCCAAGAAACTCCGTGCCGTAGGGCGCGCTGGAGTCGGAGTCGACAACATCGACCGCCAAGCCGCCACCGACCATGGCGTGATCGTCATGAACACGCCGACCGGCAACACCATTTCGACCGCTGAGCATGCGTTCACCCTTATGCTCTCCGCGGCTCGCAATATCGGTCCGGCTCATACCGCGGTCCTCGCGGGTGACTTCAAGGCCGCAAGGAAGGCCTTCCAAGGGATCGAACTCAATGGCAAGCGGCTCGCGGTCATCGGGATGGGGCGCATCGGCAGCGAGTTCGCCAAGCGGGCCCAAGCCTTCAACATGCAGGTCGTTGCCTACGACCCCTTCCTGACCCAAGCCCGTGCAGACGAACTGAAGGTCGAACTTGCCGAGTCACCGGACATCGCCCTCAGCGGCGCGGATGTGGTCACCCTTCATGTTCCGATGACCGAGGAAACCAAGCACCTCCTCAATTCCGAGCGCCTCGCTCTGATGAATCCAGGGGCGCTGGTGGTCAATTGCGCCCGCGGCGGCCTCATCGATGAAGCGGACCTGAAGGCGGCCATCGACTCCGGGCACATCGCTGGCTGCGCCCTCGACGTGTTTGAAGAGGAGCCCCCTCCGTCGGACCACCCCCTCTTTGCGCTCGCGAAGCACATTGCGTTCACTCCGCACCTTGGCGCTTCGACCAATGAGGCCCAAGAAAACGTGGGCATCCAGGTGGCAGAGCAGATCCGGGACTTTCTTGCAACCGGAGAAATCCGCAACGCGATCAACATGCCGTCGCTGGATGCCTCCGCCCTCGCCGAAGTCGCACCCTACCTCGAACTGGGTGCAGCTCTGGGCCGTCTGCTTGCCAAGCTCGGCCCCGAGAATCCCGATTCACTCCGGATCTCCTATCACGGTCCCCTAGCGAAGAAGGACACGGCCCTGGTCGCCCGCACCGCCCTGACGGCCCTACTTGAGACCGCCCGCCCCGACGGCCAGGTGAACATCGTCAATGTCCCGACCGTCGCCAAGGACATGGGAATCGATCTGGTCGAATCGACGATTAATGCCAAGACCGAGTACAACGAGCTCCTCGTGGCCGAGCTTCGGCGTGGAGACATCCGCTTCCGCGCTGCCGGCACGATCATTGGCCGAAGCCCGCGGATCGTCGAGATCGACCGCCTCTACGTCGACACCAACATCAATGGCCATTTCCTCATCGTGCGGAACGACGATCGACCCGGCATCGTTGGCGCCCTGGGCACGCTCCTCGGCAATGCCAACCAGAATATTGCCAACCTCTCGCTGGCACGGAACAAGTCGCAAGGCAACGCACTGACCATCATCGAGGTCGATGCCCCCCTCTCGGGCGACATCATGGAGTCCGTCCGCGGCATTCCCGGAGTCCTGTCCGCCACCGGAGTGACTCTGTAA
- a CDS encoding ExbD/TolR family protein: MKTYPLPSDHESPKNEVTSMVDIAFLLLIFFLVTATILPEERDLAMALPPEDGQRVEAVPSLPIWIEIVADNSVWWGEGVSRMEVANPDDGRELPELREMLRGSMASGVRTPVLLKVADEVTQQRFTDVLNVLSASGVEQVAMLD; this comes from the coding sequence ATGAAGACTTATCCGCTTCCTTCCGACCACGAGTCTCCCAAGAACGAGGTGACATCGATGGTGGACATCGCTTTCCTGCTCTTGATCTTCTTTCTGGTGACGGCGACGATCTTGCCGGAGGAAAGGGATCTGGCAATGGCTCTGCCGCCTGAAGACGGTCAGAGGGTGGAGGCTGTGCCTTCGTTGCCGATCTGGATCGAAATCGTCGCCGACAACTCGGTGTGGTGGGGCGAAGGTGTCTCTCGGATGGAGGTTGCCAATCCAGATGACGGCCGGGAGTTGCCGGAGTTGCGAGAAATGCTTCGCGGCTCGATGGCGAGCGGAGTCCGGACGCCGGTCCTTCTCAAGGTTGCGGACGAAGTGACTCAGCAACGTTTCACCGATGTGCTCAACGTGCTCTCAGCGTCGGGTGTCGAGCAGGTTGCCATGCTGGACTGA
- the mutL gene encoding DNA mismatch repair endonuclease MutL, with protein MPSIRILPDILASQVAAGEVVERPASVIKELVENSLDAGAGEVLVEIRKGGVALMRVTDDGCGMAKEDALLCLERHATSKLTDEAGLHQVRTLGFRGEAVPSIASVSRFRLVTRPASEIAGTEIRVEGGAVRDVRDAGCAPGSSFEVRDLFFNVPARRKFLRTETTESAHIEHQLRLHALAADGVRFRFRKDERDVFEMAAGMSRQDRVRWMLGTELGKQLVPLPEVEGRGLKVSGFVLPSLHARKGRRHQCVFLNGRPVEDAVISRGLVEGFRGGLPDGLHPAAWLWIEMDPQLVDVNVHPAKREIRLHRPHDLREAVAEAVRESLAPPVRQGVTPRPSAVAVSSIPSPVPAARSLPPVAIERVLPLEVSEAPEPENPAPSFRMIGELLGRYALLESEDGLVIFDPRAARERILYERWLGPVDASQSLETQTLLVPRVMEPGPREAELLLRHKEVFEEAGFELEDFGGGSIRIGSVPAFLGADHVEQLLLKVVEDLADGGTASSRFALESLAKVLARQAAIRENPGPTESRALLRQLFACELPYCAADGRPTLTEISLSELERRFGA; from the coding sequence GTGCCCAGCATCCGCATTCTTCCCGACATTCTGGCGAGCCAGGTGGCTGCGGGCGAGGTGGTGGAGCGGCCGGCCAGCGTGATCAAGGAGCTGGTCGAGAACAGCCTCGATGCCGGCGCCGGGGAGGTCTTGGTCGAGATCCGGAAGGGAGGCGTCGCGCTGATGCGGGTCACCGATGACGGCTGCGGGATGGCGAAGGAGGACGCGCTTCTGTGTCTCGAGCGGCATGCCACCAGCAAGCTGACGGATGAGGCAGGCCTCCATCAGGTCCGGACCTTGGGATTCCGGGGCGAGGCGGTGCCCAGCATCGCCAGCGTGTCGAGGTTTCGTCTGGTCACGCGGCCCGCGTCCGAAATCGCCGGAACCGAAATTCGCGTCGAGGGAGGAGCGGTGCGGGACGTACGCGACGCTGGCTGCGCGCCCGGTTCGTCGTTCGAAGTGCGCGATCTGTTTTTCAACGTGCCCGCGCGGCGAAAGTTCCTCCGGACGGAAACCACCGAGTCGGCCCACATCGAGCACCAGTTGCGCCTGCATGCTCTCGCCGCGGACGGAGTTCGCTTCCGGTTCCGCAAGGACGAACGGGATGTGTTCGAGATGGCTGCCGGGATGTCGCGACAGGATCGCGTCCGGTGGATGCTTGGCACCGAGTTGGGCAAGCAGCTCGTACCGCTGCCCGAAGTCGAGGGAAGGGGGTTGAAAGTGTCCGGTTTCGTTCTTCCGTCGCTTCACGCACGGAAAGGCAGGCGACATCAATGCGTGTTTCTCAACGGGCGACCGGTGGAGGATGCGGTCATTTCCCGAGGACTGGTCGAGGGATTCCGTGGTGGACTGCCCGACGGCCTGCACCCTGCCGCTTGGCTTTGGATCGAAATGGATCCGCAGCTGGTTGATGTGAATGTCCACCCGGCCAAGCGTGAGATTCGCCTGCATCGCCCCCACGATCTGCGGGAAGCGGTAGCAGAGGCGGTGAGAGAGAGTCTGGCCCCCCCCGTTCGACAAGGTGTCACCCCTCGGCCCTCCGCGGTCGCGGTGTCCTCGATCCCGTCACCTGTCCCGGCCGCCCGGAGTCTGCCTCCGGTCGCGATCGAGCGAGTCCTGCCGCTTGAGGTGTCGGAGGCACCCGAACCGGAGAATCCTGCACCCTCTTTCCGGATGATCGGTGAGTTGCTGGGCCGCTACGCCCTTTTGGAGTCGGAGGACGGCCTCGTGATTTTCGATCCCCGGGCGGCCCGTGAGAGGATTCTGTACGAACGGTGGCTGGGGCCGGTGGATGCTTCCCAGTCATTGGAAACCCAGACGCTTCTGGTGCCGCGGGTCATGGAGCCGGGTCCGCGGGAGGCGGAGTTGCTGCTGCGCCACAAGGAAGTCTTTGAAGAAGCGGGCTTCGAACTCGAGGATTTCGGCGGAGGAAGTATACGGATTGGCTCAGTTCCGGCATTCTTGGGGGCGGATCATGTTGAGCAGCTCTTGCTTAAAGTGGTCGAGGATTTGGCCGACGGCGGCACCGCATCATCTCGATTTGCCTTGGAAAGCCTCGCCAAGGTTCTGGCGCGCCAGGCCGCGATCCGCGAGAATCCCGGTCCTACGGAATCCCGTGCCCTGCTTCGGCAGCTATTTGCCTGCGAACTGCCGTACTGCGCAGCGGATGGGCGCCCGACACTCACCGAGATCTCTCTGAGCGAGCTCGAGAGACGCTTCGGAGCGTAA
- a CDS encoding type II secretion system protein — MKGQRRHPDLPMGFTLIEMSIVIFLLIALMSTGFFFSNAISTWKAGREGSEILRSVYVAQRTYLADNPTTPVGSLTQAKLLPYLPDKANTFPQVKGLDGTMRSIKVTVSPPVVLEAGGGVYDPSGSSSDSLWDVGE; from the coding sequence ATGAAAGGTCAACGCCGTCACCCGGATCTCCCGATGGGCTTCACGCTCATCGAGATGTCGATCGTTATCTTTCTGCTGATCGCGCTGATGTCGACAGGCTTCTTCTTTTCGAACGCGATCAGCACTTGGAAGGCCGGTCGCGAAGGTTCGGAAATCCTCCGCTCGGTTTACGTGGCACAGCGCACCTACCTCGCCGACAACCCGACGACACCGGTAGGTTCACTGACCCAGGCCAAGCTGCTCCCCTATCTTCCGGATAAGGCCAACACTTTCCCCCAAGTGAAGGGCTTGGATGGCACGATGCGGTCGATCAAGGTGACGGTTTCTCCCCCAGTCGTTCTGGAGGCCGGCGGCGGGGTCTACGACCCCTCCGGCAGCTCCAGTGATTCACTCTGGGACGTAGGAGAATGA